In the Brettanomyces bruxellensis chromosome 3, complete sequence genome, GGCGTCGTCCTCTTTTGTAAAAATTGGTACCAGAAAATGTGATTTGGTTAAACTGACACAGACTGTCAAAAGTTTAATTAAAGGATATTAGCTCTCGAAAGGTGCTAAAGTACTGCTATGTGGGAATCGTTTGtgattttaaaaaaaattctgaAAGCTTGCATCATGAATTTGTGACTAAACACAACtttaaagagaagaagacatGAAGGAGACGGCGGGGATCGAATGGTTCAAATGCAGAATAATGTTTTACAGCCggatcaaagaaaaattaatacTGTGTTGGTTCTTCATTTCAGATGAATTCCACGGCGGGGTTTGAGGAGGGAAATAATTTGTGGTTGGTGTTTATAAAAATTATGTTGgcggggaaaaaaaagccgccaaaaaaaatatattaaggCGAGGATATCCCTCACGGCGGCGCGCAAAATTCTAGGGAATTTTTGATGTCTAGAAATGGTGTAAGGGCGAAATAAAATTCTAcggaagaaaatatttcagaaaatcatggtgagaaaaaaattacgtaacaagaacaagaaaagaggaatAAACGGGAAAACCTAAAGTATTTAAAGAactatttcatctttcacaGTAAATTTTCCTAATTTAGGAGAGATATTCGTAGCAATTTATAGTATACAAAATAGGCGTAATATCGTTGATTGGTTATAAGGATGAGGCCAATACCTACGATGAAGAATCTTCAACTAGTATAGAGAAGTACAAAACAGCCcaaattaaagaagaagtaagAGAAAAGGTAAAGATTAtacgaaaagaaagagatacATATGTTTAAATACCTATAACCCTACTGAGTGAGGCTTTCTTGGGTgcggagaagaaaataagatgGTCTATTGCATAACCCTGCAAATCAGAATCCAAATTTATTACGTTGCATTCCGATATCTATACTTGGATTTAATTTCCTTCTCTGAACTGTTATACAGTGCCACTAAATGAAACTATTGGAAAGTTATACATTGTTCTTGTCTCAATGAGCTAAATTAGTATtaaattttatattttcaaattaaaaaaatgatatccTACCTGAAATCTAGATCCGGATAATTCAGGAAATTATATACTCTATGTTGAGGACAAAATACTCAAGAATAAGCTAACAGACTACAAGCCAACTTAATGGTCGAGTCCTAGAGCTATAGAAGTAAACTGATAAGTACTGAAATTGCAACTGGGAAGGCATATTCAAGGCTTGCACCAGAACCCTCATAAATTGCAACATCCGATGATGCATTTGTATATTCCGAAGAGGATGTTTCCCattcagatgatgaaaaggtAGATTCGGATGTTATTTCTTCGGCAGTTTGTGGAATCACAGCAGACTTATTTGGTTGCTCAGATGAAGCACTTGTTTCAATCTTTGATGTCTTTCCAGCTTCTATTGCTCCACCAGCAGTTTTAGAAATGTCTGTTATATCTGTCGTAGAACCAGTATTAAATTCATCGGTCACAACTTCTCCAGTAATAGTTAAAGCTGTAGGATTTGGAATAGTGGCAAAGTCTGTTGTACCCTTGGAATTTTCATTCACCGTTGAACTTGAATCATTTGAAtagaaagcaaaagtttTGGAGTCTGAGTATTTTGCAGATGTCGTTCCCCCACTGGATTGAGAGCTATAAGGCTCTTCCACGATAATTATACTTTTTGTTAGAACTTTATTATCAGAGGTGAATGTTGCGATCTTTGTTGTGACCGATTTACAAGGGACATCAGTGGTAACAGTAATTGTGGAGATGCTTGGTCTCTCAACAAGTATTATACTACCTATAATCTTCTTTCCTCTAGATGTGTAAGTAGTAGCAACAGTAGTAGTAGTCTCTGACTCAACATCCGTGGTCGTCGTAATAACTGGAAGAGTTGGTTCTTCCACAAGCACAACAGTACTGGTGATAGTATTATCTTTTGAAGTGTATGTTGTAGGAACAGTTGTGGTAGTCTCTGCCTCGACATCTGTTGTTGTGGTGATAGTAGAGAGAGGTGGTTCCTCGACAAGCACAATAGTGCTGGTGATCGTACTATCTCCAGAGGTGTATGTTGTAGGAACAGTTGTGGTAGTCTCTGCCTCGACATCTGTTGTTGTGGTGGTAGTAGAGAGAGGTGGTTCCTCGACAAGCACAATAGTGCTGGTGATCGTACTATCTCCAGAGGTGTATGTTGTAGGAACAGTTGTGGTAGTCTCTGCCTCGACATCTGTTGTTGTGGTGGTAGTAGAGAGAGGTGGTTCCTCGACAAGCACAATAGTGCTGGTGATCGTACTATCTCCAGAGGTGTATGTTGTAGGAACAGTTGTGGTAGTCTCTGCCTCGACATCTGTTGTTGTGGTGGTAGTAGAGAGAGGTGGTTCCTCGACAAGCACAATAGTGCTGGTGATCGTACTATCTCCAGAGGTGTATGTTGTAGGAACAGTTGTGGTAGTCTCTGCCTCGACATCTGTTGTTGTGGTGGTAGTAGAGAGAGGTGGTTCCTCGACAAGCACAATAGTGCTGGTGATCGTACTATCTCCAGAGGTGTATGTTGTAGGAACAGTTGTGGTAGTCTCTGCCTCGACATCTGTTGTTGTGGTGGTAGTAGAGAGAGGTGGTTCCTCGACAAGCACAATAGTGCTGGTGATCGTACTATCTCCAGAGGTGTATGTTGTAGGAACAGTTGTGGTAGTCTCTGCCTCGACATCTGTTGTTGTGGTGGTAGTAGAGAGAGGTGGTTCCTCGACAAGCACAATAGTGCTGGTGATCGTACTATCTCCAGAGGTGTATGTTGTAGGAACAGTTGTGGTAGTCTCTGCCTCGACATCTGTTGTTGTGGTGGTAGTAGAGAGAGGTGGTTCCTCGACAAGCACAATAGTGCTGGTGATCGTACTATCTCCAGAGGTGTATGTTGTAGGAACAGTTGTGGTAGTCTCTGCCTCAACATCTGTTGTAACAGTATTTGTATTAAAAGGCAATGTTgctgaagaagatgaacatGATCCGTCAATGTTAACGAACTGATAAATATAATCACTAAAATCAGTAATAGAGTTCCCAGCTGGGTCAACAACAGTAAAGGATAAAAGTGCTCTTGAATTAACATTTGCGTATCTCAACTTAATTGGGTAAAATGATCCTGCAGAGAGATATActgaataagaagaagcgCCATCTTTCTGGGCATCGAAACTTCTTCCTGTGGCAAAGTCAGGTTTGACATCGTTGTTAGTGGCTGATGGATCGCAACAATCCAATCCTTTTCCAAACCACACAGCAGCAAAATCATCCACATTTGTAAGTTCTATAGTGTAGACACCTGATGTTTCTGCATAAAAGTATCCACTCATTTCTAGAGCAAAATGCCACAAATAAATAGTAAATGTTCCAATTTCTGAAGTTGCATATGTattctcttcatcataaTAACTAAGTGTTGGGCTAACAATACCTGTTATACTACCAATTAATCCATATTGACTATAACCTGTTTCAAAGAATTCAGTACTGACACTTCCATCTGCAGTATTTCCTGCTGCTGCCCCTGTTAACGGGTAGGAATAATAGGTCTCAGCAAAACCTGAAACACTTCCAACTTGATCTCCATACAGGCAACCAACACCACCCTCGGTGGCGACATATTCAGCTATAGCTTCCCCAATTAAGCTCTGAGATAGAGCAATAAACTGAAGGACGCTCTTGAATCGAAAATAGAATCTCATATTATGTCTAAACTCTTACAAAAAGATAGCTCGTAACACTCATTAAAAGAACCAGAATCTTCCTCATTAGAAAACTCTTTTTTGGAGTTATTAGTATGCTTAGATACTATAGtacttatatatattacGTAAAATTGTTGGTATTTATCATAATTTCTCAAATGATGGAGATAATTATAAATGCATGCATAAAGCTTTTACTCCTGTATCTTTTTCCTGAAAGAATTGTTTTATAAAATGCAGCAACAActaaaaatggaaaaagatgctCTGTGGAACTTTATTTGCTTAATATTAAATCTACCTATTCTATTATTTTGTGGAATAAAATAGCCCTACATATGCAACCTCACTGGCTTCTGCAAAAATTGTAAAGACCTAGACATGAACATATGATATTCGCTTTATTAGGAAATCTCATTGTATTTAGATTGAGATTGACATGATAATTTTTAAGAAATAcagccattttttttcttccataGGAACCCCTATAAATGTTGAGCATTGTCTCGAACAATGTTGTTGTGGTTCCTTTCAACTCATTgttattttccttcctcATTTTGTCCAAAGGTTTATTCTAATCAGGCACGATGATCATCCTtgtaatataaatataaatatgtcTGCATCGGCGTAATCCATTACTGCTAataacaatttttttattttttttttaaattgtGATGTTTATATTGGACCGgataaaataattaaagCTGCTTTCGAAActtaataataaatactTCCTTGTGTATAATATACATCATATACATTCGTACGATAGAAGCATATTAGTTGATCGCTTCTTCCAAAATACAGTTATATAGGAATACACTACATCCCAAAGTACTGTTTCTTGTGAAATATAGAGTTTTCTCTAGCGGTAACTAACTTTGGACGATCTATTTGTAAGCACTGAAAGAGTTTATCCCAtaaattttgtatattataATTGTTTCATGCAGAAGAACCTTGTTGATATATTTATCGGTTGTTTGATTGTGAAATTTACAATTAAAGGTAAGGCGAGAGACAGTGTTGTGACAAAAGCCAAATTTTTATCTGGAAATATCATACCAAAGGAGTAAAGTCATACAGCGTTGAAGGATAATTAGCTAACTTAATAACTGATATATTAATGAAACTTGACTGGTAAGAAATTAGTCAATTgcagaagttgaaaatcaacagcaaatttttttgttattgttattGTTTTTCCCCCACCCCCTCTTTTTTCGAGGTATGCATCGATTTTCTAAAAAGTTTATGCAGACGgatttaaagaagaaaaggaaggcAGCAATTGAGATGACGAATAAATAGATGCATAATATTTTGCAGTTTTACATAACTGAGAGAATCAgttttattattttgtcTACAACTTGATGTTTctttgttaaagttagtgttaccagatttatatagtatttCGATGTTTATCGTAGTGtgtaataaagagtatgtataataatatacaaaagggaatatcaccactttatatagatgtagttctcgtattaatcagatgatataacaataccatctttccttacttgaactccattgttcgagaactttcttgttttgacagcattcttttttaactttAATGTAACGTCTATGGAAAACTTAAATCGAAAAACGAGTTCTTTTAGCTaacagaaaagcaaaattgaCTAGAAAACTACTGAAGATTTGATCAATATAACTATTTGCTAATAAAACCAATGtaatataatagattaagGCAACAAGAATTAATTTAATCGAAAATTTATGAAAGCGAAGTAATTGTATTATCCATTGGAACACTAAATTTCTAGATACTAAATCGCATGATTAAATATTTGTCTGTTAAAAGATATGCCTATAAATATTAACTTAGCCTAGcaataaaaaagcacttGTGATATTCTGAAAACACAATCTGATTTAAGACACATAACATGGAATAATAGATCTAAATGAAGCGATGATAAGGCttataaaaaaacaaattaCTAtttatgaaaaagaaactgCGAGACTTCCAATTATAAGGCAAAACATCTTAGAAGGCTTAATTTTACAAGTTAATGAAAAAGGACCTGTTTATGTCCGACACAAAAACTACACgaagaaaagagcaaaattAGTAGAATAAAACAAACattgataataaatatgcaATAAGAACGAACAAAGTGGGAGTATATTCCTGCTTAAACTGAGCttatttgaaatatacATATAATGGTAATACAAAGCATGAGactttcttcaaaacaagCAGATCATGTTATTGAGATTGATATTCACACAAATGTTCTTAGAACAGAATCTAACTATTCTCTTagaaattaaataaagcaCTGTGAATCAAGGGAAAGAACAATatcttcaagaaaaatagaatgaTTAACCACATCAATTCacaattccaaaagaaaaaaaatatttaaatagaTATTCATATAGTGCTATTGATACATTGCAATGCTTTTGTAACAATATCAACTCCAATGTGTATTAATGCTAAATCGAGTTCTGAGGGCATATATTAGTACCAAACATCATTGCATTCATGAACTATACTTGATATGATAAGGTATAATGACCAATGAACATTAAGGCAAAGGTTTGCAGAATctgataaagaaaatgtaaataCTATTGGATGCTTTGTGCATAAACATTTCAGAATCAATTCCATTTGAAACCAATCATGTCTTGTTCTTACTAAAACGTATAAAGTGGAACCACAAGGACAAATACCAAAGCTGTAACTTGCCTAAGAATTGTTAAATCTCCATAAAGTTGACAGTTTAGTTTGGACGCAACGCTTTCACAATTCAAGCATTGAAACATGTCCCTCGATAATGCAAAGCATACTTTAAATATTCTTAAGGTATCCATTCGATAACTACATACATGCTCCATAAGATGTACAGCAATAACTTCACTTCCATGGTAAAAATCTGTGAATATATCGCCAGAAAATATAACTAACTAGCAgagagaaaataatatagtAGCAAAAGCAGTACCAAGACAAGCGATCAGTTTAAAGTATAACTAATATCATCACtaatataaatgtacctCATAAATGGCAAAATGAAGAACAATAATAACAAAAGTAgtacatcatcatcattcataTAAGGCATTAATCTCGCTCAATAGAATGCATTAAAAGTGtacaatttatttatttgttttaacaaataaattaagATACTCAAGAAGACTTCACTGCTGTAACAACATAGAAACAATTGATAAATCATCTGAAACAGTAGTTTTGAGATACCTGACAATGAAAGTAGTCTAATATACTTCATTTCACCGAGTGATGTAACAGTACAATTCTCAGCGGTGCAACTAGAAAATACACAACTAGTCGGTGCCGCAATccataaaatatttaaaggaTCCATTTGGAGGGTACTGGAATTGCAAAGCAAATTAAACTGAAATAGTCATTCTATCTCTTATTAATTGGACACATCCTTGATTGTCATGTGAGCATCACCGATTCATAGCATCTATATATTCCAGATCATACTTACTGTTGAAGATTTCATGAACCTCACTGAATCATTTGATATCAAAAATGTAGTGCATCCCATAATCGAAGATCGTCATCTTGAATTTGTATTTTAATAATGGAAACAAGTTGAATATTATAACACAAACCCACCAACCACTAGATTTCTTGCAATTCAAAAACCATTAAAAATCCGCTTGTATGTCACACGATGAAGCTGATATTAATATTGTAATTCAGCATTAAATGCCTGAAAACTGTTGCTCATAAAAATACTTGATAAAGATGCGCTTTAAATGATTCATGTTGAGATCTTTAAATGAGGGACATATATTCATATGACTTCAAGTTTGAAAGCTATCTGATATGATAAAAGTTtggaaatcaaagaaatgaaatttggTGCAACATGGTATTAAAAGCCTTTAAGATGccttctatttatttttccagAATATATGACAGACGACAACACTAAAACCGGTTTTCTTGAGGGATATGCCAACTTTATGGAGGTGCTCTCAGAAGTAAAAATTACCACatgaaagcaaagaagaaatatcataAATGAGTATGTTATAGGGTGCATTTAATTGCAATTGAACAGACTATACGCATATTAAACATCATTCATTAAAATAGATGAAACGGTTAAAATTTAAGAACTATGAATATTTGCATGAATGCATTCTGACAATCATTGTGTGAATGAAATTAGTTAAGACGACACGAACTACCAAGTCACTACCTAGAGTATATTGGATCTGAGTGCACGCCCTGGCGTTTGCTAAACATTAGTCAGGGTGGCTTATGCAGTCGTAAAAAATATGGGCTAAACTAATCAATCATTGCTCTAGCTAGAAGGCATACTGAACAGTGTGGTCAAGCTTGCATAtctaaaaataaatataataacaaaCAAAGACTGGTTAGTTGatttgatttcatttttcaagcaCAGACTGTGAATAATGTGCTGCTGACAAAAATTCCtcaaagtaaaaaaatatgaccATCACTATTTCTTTTACGTGTCACGTctcctttattttcttccttgaATTCATAGCTGTGTGTCATCAAGGTaatttcatcctttttATATGAATGAACAAAGGATGAAAGCAATGAATATGATGAATGTATATCAAAcatatcaaaaatttcagtTAGCATTGAATGCTCGATGAGAATTCTCTGCAAATGCATCGCTGGAAGTTAGCCAACATCAAACGGTCACATTATGCTATACCTTCTCAAAAAATTCTCAGATGTTAGCTTTTACTAGTGTTTCATCTCTAAGCATACGTGgagcaagaaaagcaaTCTTATGATGATGTATCAAATGCTAGAAACAATGCATCTGCCTTAAAATGAGTACATGAAATCACCATCATTCATGATTACCGCTTGTTGGACAATTTAAGGTTCAGC is a window encoding:
- a CDS encoding uncharacterized protein (SECRETED:SignalP(1-26)), which translates into the protein MRFYFRFKSVLQFIALSQSLIGEAIAEYVATEGGVGCLYGDQVGSVSGFAETYYSYPLTGAAAGNTADGSVSTEFFETGYSQYGLIGSITGIVSPTLSYYDEENTYATSEIGTFTIYLWHFALEMSGYFYAETSGVYTIELTNVDDFAAVWFGKGLDCCDPSATNNDVKPDFATGRSFDAQKDGASSYSVYLSAGSFYPIKLRYANVNSRALLSFTVVDPAGNSITDFSDYIYQFVNIDGSCSSSSATLPFNTNTVTTDVEAETTTTVPTTYTSGDSTITSTIVLVEEPPLSTTTTTTDVEAETTTTVPTTYTSGDSTITSTIVLVEEPPLSTTTTTTDVEAETTTTVPTTYTSGDSTITSTIVLVEEPPLSTTTTTTDVEAETTTTVPTTYTSGDSTITSTIVLVEEPPLSTTTTTTDVEAETTTTVPTTYTSGDSTITSTIVLVEEPPLSTTTTTTDVEAETTTTVPTTYTSGDSTITSTIVLVEEPPLSTTTTTTDVEAETTTTVPTTYTSGDSTITSTIVLVEEPPLSTTTTTTDVEAETTTTVPTTYTSGDSTITSTIVLVEEPPLSTITTTTDVEAETTTTVPTTYTSKDNTITSTVVLVEEPTLPVITTTTDVESETTTTVATTYTSRGKKIIGSIILVERPSISTITVTTDVPCKSVTTKIATFTSDNKVLTKSIIIVEEPYSSQSSGGTTSAKYSDSKTFAFYSNDSSSTVNENSKGTTDFATIPNPTALTITGEVVTDEFNTGSTTDITDISKTAGGAIEAGKTSKIETSASSEQPNKSAVIPQTAEEITSESTFSSSEWETSSSEYTNASSDVAIYEGSGASLEYAFPVAISVLISLLL